From the Pomacea canaliculata isolate SZHN2017 linkage group LG4, ASM307304v1, whole genome shotgun sequence genome, one window contains:
- the LOC112563135 gene encoding MORN repeat-containing protein 3-like: protein MPIVKTPKEAEPPWKDWDRRAQKKGIHHTVYSVNGDQYTGDWLDNKKDGKGTYKWKDTGCIYEGDWKKNKRNGFGTLSYPDGRGGYKKEYSGGWKNDLRHGYGTEFYTDDEYYEGEWYAGKRSGWGRMYYKDGTIYEGEWYDDECSGQGMMRLANENRYEGSWKNGKRNGPGKFYYLDTGQLFEGVWVDNTPKCGSMRDFGRDHAPDPTPYPIPAIELKNPNNVLAEVEEKFLQDLD from the exons ATGCCCATCGTAAAGACACCCAAAGAAGCGGAACCACCATGGAAAGATTGGGACCGCCGAGCTCAAAAGAAAGGAATTCACCATACAGTTTATTCCGTCAACGGAGACCAGTACACGGGAGATTGGCTTGATAACAAAAAAGACG GCAAGGGTACATACAAATGGAAGGACACTGGCTGCATATATGAAGGTGactggaagaaaaataaacgaaatgGTTTCGGAACTCTAAGCTATCCTGATGGCAGAGGAGGCtataaaaaagaatattcaGGTGGCTGGAAAAATGATCTACGGCAT GGCTATGGCACTGAGTTTTATACAGATGATGAATATTATGAAGGGGAGTGGTATGCAGGCAAACGTAGCGGCTGGGGGCGCATGTACTACAAAGATGGCACCATTTATGAGGGAGAATGGTATGATGATGAGTGCTCAGGGCAGGGCATGATGCGTCTTG CCAATGAAAATCGCTATGAAGGTTCCTGGAAAAATGGCAAAAGGAATGGGCCAGGAAAATTCTATTACCTGGACACAGGACAGCTGTTTGAAGGTGTCTGGGTAGACAACACACCTAAATGTGGGAGTATGCGTGACTTTGGTCGAGACCATGCACCGGACCCAACTCCTTACCCTATACCAGCT attgaACTTAAAAATCCCAACAATGTGCTGGCTGAAGTAGAGGAAAAGTTCCTTCAGGACCTAGACTGA
- the LOC112563138 gene encoding agrin-like: MVAFAAVSLLVLLPLVSVSSLAPTVSTLDSVCRIISGYHCDDYFQLDQQCGTDGITYNNMCEFSKAHCQLRNLHIAHTGVCETGHVVQSTRVPGAHGTYEFFCQTLVCGDDREVVCASNGHTYLNLCLFESQRCHNSSLTIVDYQACPSL; the protein is encoded by the exons ATGGTCGCGTTTGCAGCAGTTAGCCTGCTGGTGTTGCTGCCCCTGG TGTCAGTGTCCAGTCTTGCTCCGACTGTCAGCACGTTAGACAGTGTGTGTCGCATCATCAGCGGTTACCACTGCGACGACTACTTCCAGCTAGACCAGCAATGTGGCACCGACGGCATCACCTACAACAACAT GTGCGAGTTCAGCAAGGCTCACTGCCAGCTTCGCAACCTGCACATCGCTCACACTGGGGTGTGTGAAACGGGTCACGTGGTACAGAGCACCCGAGTCCCGGGGGCCCACGGAACTTACGAGTTCTTCTGCCAGACGCTGGTCTGCGGGGACGACCGGGAGGTGGTGTGCGCCTCGAATGGCCATACCTACCTCaattt GTGCCTGTTTGAATCGCAACGATGTCACAATAGCAGTTTGACGATCGTTGACTACCAAGCCTGTCCTAGCCTCTAG